Proteins from a genomic interval of Nematostella vectensis chromosome 5, jaNemVect1.1, whole genome shotgun sequence:
- the LOC5503296 gene encoding CREB-regulated transcription coactivator 1 codes for MAHPRKFVEKIAIHTQRQQEETRAFEEIMKEVATIGNSMKGPQQQYRSLPNVNLNIGQNHLDLQKALNSLGEMQRHEMGDRSPMRERRFTGNRPMPFPRRNIGGVDTSPYHVAPPYLSPPQLEPGQGWRRAVSDSSLHQTVIGGHHQPKEIDINKMTHEPKRSHSPHARPKSVEVPSIGMYQADPGSPLGTLQQTVGSTGSLPDLTNLHIPSPLQTPIDTEDSHIQASSPPLYPTTQRQGNMRRHSPTMDKHPFPPQMQHPNLSPLEMRLQQVQLYQNSPNNDFNMYGQVTTSSPQNQSPTASTSMSPLFKNFPAAPMSPLEMNMKQMYIPNNSPVQHQHHDQYGMRLPGASIGASPRMQQQAMSSSQSPGPYGFPGFLQYYMQSNRVPDLIVTDANDESQKLDFARDLSSAMQGMGGDMYNNDDLRVELDPLDMESLQMLSGHGDAEVADQATEDQFRMDRLAGSYGFP; via the exons ATGGCGCACCCGAGGAAATTCGTGGAAAAAATAGCCATACATACTCAAAGACAGCAAGAAGAGACCAGGGCTTTTGAAGAAATAATGAAGGAAGTCGCCACGATTGGG AATTCCATGAAGGGGCCCCAGCAACAGTACAGATCACTGCCGAATGTGAATCTAAACATTGGACAGAATCATTTGGACCTTCAG AAGGCTCTCAACAGCTTGGGAGAGATGCAGAGACACGAGATGGGAGATAGATCGCCGATGAGGGAACGTCGATTCACTGGGAATAGACCTATGCCATTTCCAAGGCGAAATATCGGTGGA GTCGATACCTCTCCGTACCATGTCGCACCCCCCTATTTGTCTCCCCCACAGCTCGAGCCAGGACAAGGTTGGAGACG GGCAGTATCCGACTCCTCATTGCATCAGACTGTGATCGGTGGTCATCACCAGCCCAAAG aaattgATATCAACAAAATGACACATGAGCCCAAAAGA TCCCACAGTCCCCATGCCAGGCCAAAATCTGTAGAGGTTCCAAGTATAGG GATGTACCAAGCAGACCCCGGATCACCACTCGGCACGCTGCAGCAGACTGTGGGTAGCACTGGGTCTTTGCCAGATCTGACAAACCTACACATCCCTTCTCCACTACAAACACCTATTGATACAGAAGACAGTCACATCCAGGCATCGTCACCACCTCTTTATCCAACTACCCAAAGACAGGGTAACATGAGACGGCACTCCCCAACGATGGACAAACACCCCTTCCCACCACAGATGCAGCACCCAAATCTATCCCCACTAGAGATGAGATTACAGCAGGTACAACTTTACCAAAATTCTCCTAATAACGACTTTAATATGTATGGTCAAGTTACAACAAGTTCGCCGCAAAACCAGTCTCCCACAGCCTCAACATCGATGTCTCCGCTCTTCAAGAACTTTCCTGCTGCCCCCATGTCGCCGTTAGAAATGAATATGAAACAAATGTACATTCCTAACAACTCTCCAGTCCAGCACCAACATCACGACCAATACGGCATGCGACTTCCAGGCGCTAGCATTGGTGCATCGCCTCGAATGCAGCAACAAGCAATGTCCAGCAGCCAGTCACCGGGCCCGTACGGTTTCCCTGGGTTCCTACAATATTATATGCAATCTAATCGTGTTCCTGATCTGATTGTCACTGATGCGAACGATGAATCTCAGAAACTTGATTTCGCCAGGGATCTAAGCTCTGCCATGCAGGGTATGGGGGGTGACATGTATAACAACGACGACCTGAGAGTAGAGCTTGACCCTCTGGATATGGAAAGCTTACAAATGTTGTCAGGGCACGGCGATGCAGAAGTTGCAGATCAAGCAACTGAGGACCAGTTCAGGATGGATCGCTTAGCAGG GTCCTATGGTTTTCCATAA